A genomic region of Parambassis ranga chromosome 7, fParRan2.1, whole genome shotgun sequence contains the following coding sequences:
- the myt1b gene encoding myelin transcription factor 1 isoform X7 has translation MVMFCEILHLKVNSKSPAALLTLLNCDQAMKDCQFSEKENEFRGELVNQRWTRGERTSSRCQASQRLQSRRPIMMSVEGDDKRTRTRSKGIRVPIELVGQELSCPTPGCNGSGHISGRYSRHRSILGCPIARKRRLEEAVAEQEQEQETERPASKRKSHPLKLALDEGFSAESDASSEAEGEGEKDGEKAEEVKRVEEDEEERDTGVEEEREEMTEEDITLDEQRNGQEETQQEEEETYQKEKKFAADEEDECVIIEPELRAVSPAAEECQSPSQSAEEVATSLLHLGRVSDNNAPNVAIQQPVAMETEEDVTVAAELGEEVKDEQGSDINEQEEEEEEEAAEEVESSVLQKEAAEDEQREHENINSHVRSENLTEEVHTDQMKSEDEEEQEEEVAVPVHQRQDILSNKEDEEKQEEEHRDYVLTISDVPTAVHTITSTAAAQGTHIKTDDHRVSPLEDYNSHRASPLENYNRASPFDKYDSHKSSYKGSPPLSYSSHRASPLEDYYPIPGVENYKIHKASSSASPDIIEVRSDRSEEKDKDFDDVDGDDEQDDEDSLSQRSTVTDESEMFDMTRGNLGLLEQAIALKAEQVKPAGPRELLRAPDIHHQRYFTMEDRPKHLDIIRKSYFGKESTRPEKKEVKCPTPGCDGTGHVTGLYPHHRSLSGCPHKDRIPPEILAMHENVLKCPTPGCTGQGHVNSNRNTHRSLSGCPIAAAEKLSKGHDKPHLSQPGSEHLKGSPNDRVLSPALTPSPSPPDRPMCFVKQLEVPQYGSYRPNMAPSTPRANLAKELEKYSKVSFDYASFDAQVFGKRTLAPKMPTSETSPKAFKTKPSFPKSSSPSLSLHGYGKSSSLAYDYSHDAEAAHMAATAILNLSTRCWEKPENLSTKPPNKEMDIEVDENGTLDLSMKKPIKREGSLSGTSPGVRSPDPSSSSSSSLHLGGSSGMTSPNLHAYKQEDWEGPLDYTKPNRQREEDMDEMEHTGQSYVSSDPEDCDMMQDCLEDRKYPGEVTTPSFKVKFQPKDAKKELLSCPTPGCDGSGHITGNYASHRRCPTPGCDGSGHITGNYASHRRCPVPGCDSLGHISGKYATHRSAYGCPLAARRQKEGLLNGTPFNWKAFKTEGPTCPTPGCDGSGHANGSFLTHRSLSGCPRALYAKKKAKFPTEDYLSTKFKASDVLDNDEDIKQLNKEINDLNESNNEMEADMVNLQTQISSMEKNLKTIEHENKMIEEQNEALFMELSGLSRALIRSLANIRLPHMQEPITEQNFDSYVSTLTDMYTNKDCFQSPENKALLESINKAVKGIKV, from the exons ttcCTATTGAGCTCGTAGGACAAGAGCTGAG CTGCCCCACCCCTGGATGCAATGGCTCCGGCCATATCAGTGGGAGATACTCACGACACAGAAG CATTCTGGGTTGCCCCATAGCGAGAAAGCGCCGACTAGAAGAAGCAGTAGCTgagcaggaacaggaacaggaaaCAGAGCGGCCTGCCTCCAAGAGGAAGTCCCACCCACTGAAACTAGCCTTGGACGAGGGCTTCAGTGCAGAGAGCGACGCCAGCAGTGAGGCTGAAGGCGAGGgagagaaggatggagagaaagCAGAAGAGGTCAAGAgggtggaggaagatgaggaggagagggacacaggtgtggaggaggaaagggaggaGATGACAGAAGAAGATATCACACTGGATGAACAGAGAAATGGACAAgaggagacacagcaggaggaggaagagacatatcagaaggagaagaaatTTGCTGCTGATGAAG AGGACGAGTGTGTGATCATCGAGCCTGAGCTCAGAGCAGTATCACCTGCAGCCGAGGAGTGCCAGTCTCCCTCGCAGAGCGCAGAGGAGGTGGCCACTTCTCTCCTCCACCTGGGCCGGGTTTCTGACAACAATGCTCCGAATGTGGCCATTCAGCAGCCTGTTGCTATGGAGACTGAAGAGGATGTCACTGTGGCAGCTGAACTGGGTGAAGAAGTAAAGGATGAACAGGGGAGTGACATAaatgagcaggaggaggaggaggaggaggaggcggccgAAGAAGTGGAGTCATCTGTTCTGCAGAAGGAGGCAGCTGAGGATGAGCAAAGGGAGCATGAGAACATAAACAGCCACGTGAGGTCAGAGAATCTGACTGAAGAGGTCCACACGGACCAGATGAAaagtgaagatgaggaggaacaggaggaggaggtggcagtGCCAGTGCATCAGAGGCAGGACATCTTGTCGAATAAAGAAGATGAGGAGAAACAAGAAGAGGAGCACAGGGACTATGTTCTGACCATTTCTGATGTGCCAACTGCCGTCCACACCATCACCAGCACCGCAGCAGCTCAGGGAACACACATTAAGACTGACGACCACAGGGTCAGTCCTCTGGAGGACTACAACTCACACAGGGCAAGTCCCCTCGAGAACTACAACAGAGCCAGTCCATTTGACAAATATGACTCTCATAAGTCTAGCTACAAGGGCAGCCCTCCTTTAAGCTACAGCTCCCACAGGGCCAGTCCTCTGGAGGACTACTATCCAATCCCTGGAGTTGAGAACTACAAAATCCACAAGGCCTCATCCTCAGCCTCCCCTGACATCATTGAGGTACGATCAGATAGGTcagaagagaaagacaaagacttTGACGATGTAGATGGGGATGATGAGCAGGATGATGAAGATAGTCTGTCTCAGCGATCGACGGTGACAGATGAGTCAgagatgtttgacatgacccgAGGGAACCTGGGTCTGCTGGAGCAAGCCATCGCTCTGAAGGCAGAGCAGGTGAAGCCAGCTGGCCCCAGAGAGTTGCTTCGCGCCCCAGATATCCACCACCAGCGATACTTCACCATGGAGGACAGGCCTAAACACCTGGACATCATCCGCAAGAGCTACTTCGGCAAAG AGAGCACTAGGCCTGAGAAGAAAGAGGTCAAGTGTCCAACGCCAGGGTGTGATGGCACAGGTCACGTGACTGGTCTTTACCCCCACCACCGCAGCCTGTCAGGCTGTCCGCACAAGGACAGGATCCCCCCGGAGA TTCTGGCCATGCATGAAAATGTACTGAAGTGTCCAACTCCTGGCTGCACTGGTCAGGGCCACGTTAACAGCAACCGCAACACACATCGCAG TCTTTCTGGTTGCCCCATCGCTGCTGCAGAGAAGCTGTCCAAGGGCCATGATAAGCCACACCTCTCTCAGCCGGGCAGCGAGCACCTCAAAGGAAGTCCCAACGACAGAGTGCTGAG CCCCGCCCTGAcgccctctccctctccccccgaCAGGCCCATGTGCTTTGTAAAGCAGCTGGAGGTACCCCAGTACGGCAGCTACAGGCCCAACATGGCACCTTCAACACCTCGCGCCAACCTGGCCAAGGAACTGGAGAAGTACTCCAAGGTGTCCTTCGATTATGCAAGCTTCGACGCTCAAGTGTTCGGGAAGCGTACGCTTGCTCCAAAGATGCCCACCAGCGAAACCTCACCCAAAGCCTTCAAAA ctaAGCCCTCATTCCCCAAGTCATCGTCACCCAGCCTCAGTCTCCACGGTTACGGGAAGAGCTCCTCCTTGGCTTACGATTACTCCCACGATGCTGAAGCTGCTCACATGGCTGCCACCGCCATCCTCAACCTGTCCACACGCTGCTGGGAGAAACCTGAGAACCTCAGCACCAAACCCCCGAACAAG GAAATGGACATTGAGGTGGACGAGAACGGCACCCTGGACCTTAGTATGAAAAAGCCAATTAAACGAGAGGGCAGTCTGTCCGGCACCAGCCCAGGGGTTCGCTCCCCAgacccttcttcctcctcctcttcctcgctccATCTCGGTGGAAGCAGCGGGATGACATCACCAAACCTACACGCCTACAAGCAGGAGGACTGGGAGGGACCTCTGGATTACACCAAACCCAACCGCCAAAGGGAGGAGGACATGGACGAG aTGGAGCACACTGGTCAGTCCTACGTCTCGTCTGACCCAGAGGACTGCGACATGATGCAGGACTGTCTGGAGGATAGGAAGTACCCAGGAGAGGTCACCACCCCAAGCTTCAAGGTCAAGTTTCAGCCCAAGGATGCCAAGAAAGAGCTGCTCTC GTGCCCCACACCTGGCTGTGATGGAAGCGGCCACATCACCGGAAACTACGCATCCCATCGCAG ATGCCCCACTCCAGGATGTGATGGTTCAGGTCACATCACAGGAAACTACGCCTCTCACAGAAG ATGCCCGGTGCCAGGCTGCGACAGCCTGGGCCACATCAGTGGCAAGTACGCCACGCACCGTAGCGCCTACGGGTGTCCACTGGCGGCCCGCAGACAAAAGGAGGGTCTCCTGAATGGTACGCCCTTCAACTGGAAGGCCTTCAAGACAGAGGGGCCCACCTGCCCCACCCCAGGTTGTGACGGCTCCGGACACGCCAACGGAAGCTTCCTTACACACCGCAG cctctcaGGATGCCCCAGAGCCTTGTACGCCAAGAAAAAGGCCAAGTTTCCCACAGAGGACTACCTGAGCACTAAGTTCAAAGCCAGCGATG TTTTGGACAACGATGAGGACATCAAGCAGCTCAACAAAGAGATTAACGACCTCAACGAGTCCAACAATGAAATGGAGGCTGACATGGTCAACCTGCAGACtcag ATCTCCTCCATGGAGAAGAACCTGAAGACCATCGAGCACGAGAACAAGATGATCGAGGAGCAGAACGAGGCTCTGTTCATGGAGCTGTCGGGCCTGAGCCGCGCCCTGATCCGCAGCCTGGCTAATATCCGTCTGCCGCACATG CAGGAGCCAATCACCGAGCAGAACTTCGACAGCTACGTGAGCACCCTGACCGACATGTACACCAACAAGGACTGCTTCCAGAGTCCCGAGAACAAAGCTCTGCTGGAGAGCATCAACAAAGCTGTGAAGGGCATAAAAGTCTGA
- the myt1b gene encoding myelin transcription factor 1 isoform X3 has translation MVMFCEILHLKVNSKSPAALLTLLNCDQAMKDCQFSEKENEFRGELVNQRWTRGERTSSRCQASQRLQSRRPIMMSVEGDDKRTRTRSKGIRVPIELVGQELSCPTPGCNGSGHISGRYSRHRSILGCPIARKRRLEEAVAEQEQEQETERPASKRKSHPLKLALDEGFSAESDASSEAEGEGEKDGEKAEEVKRVEEDEEERDTGVEEEREEMTEEDITLDEQRNGQEETQQEEEETYQKEKKFAADEEDECVIIEPELRAVSPAAEECQSPSQSAEEVATSLLHLGRVSDNNAPNVAIQQPVAMETEEDVTVAAELGEEVKDEQGSDINEQEEEEEEEAAEEVESSVLQKEAAEDEQREHENINSHVRSENLTEEVHTDQMKSEDEEEQEEEVAVPVHQRQDILSNKEDEEKQEEEHRDYVLTISDVPTAVHTITSTAAAQGTHIKTDDHRVSPLEDYNSHRASPLENYNRASPFDKYDSHKSSYKGSPPLSYSSHRASPLEDYYPIPGVENYKIHKASSSASPDIIEVRSDRSEEKDKDFDDVDGDDEQDDEDSLSQRSTVTDESEMFDMTRGNLGLLEQAIALKAEQVKPAGPRELLRAPDIHHQRYFTMEDRPKHLDIIRKSYFGKESTRPEKKEVKCPTPGCDGTGHVTGLYPHHRSLSGCPHKDRIPPEILAMHENVLKCPTPGCTGQGHVNSNRNTHRSLSGCPIAAAEKLSKGHDKPHLSQPGSEHLKGSPNDRVLSPALTPSPSPPDRPMCFVKQLEVPQYGSYRPNMAPSTPRANLAKELEKYSKVSFDYASFDAQVFGKRTLAPKMPTSETSPKAFKTKPSFPKSSSPSLSLHGYGKSSSLAYDYSHDAEAAHMAATAILNLSTRCWEKPENLSTKPPNKEMDIEVDENGTLDLSMKKPIKREGSLSGTSPGVRSPDPSSSSSSSLHLGGSSGMTSPNLHAYKQEDWEGPLDYTKPNRQREEDMDEMEHTGQSYVSSDPEDCDMMQDCLEDRKYPGEVTTPSFKVKFQPKDAKKELLSCPTPGCDGSGHITGNYASHRRCPTPGCDGSGHITGNYASHRSLSGCPRAKKSGIKTPTKDNQEDSELLKCPVPGCDSLGHISGKYATHRSAYGCPLAARRQKEGLLNGTPFNWKAFKTEGPTCPTPGCDGSGHANGSFLTHRSLSGCPRALYAKKKAKFPTEDYLSTKFKASDVLDNDEDIKQLNKEINDLNESNNEMEADMVNLQTQISSMEKNLKTIEHENKMIEEQNEALFMELSGLSRALIRSLANIRLPHMQEPITEQNFDSYVSTLTDMYTNKDCFQSPENKALLESINKAVKGIKV, from the exons ttcCTATTGAGCTCGTAGGACAAGAGCTGAG CTGCCCCACCCCTGGATGCAATGGCTCCGGCCATATCAGTGGGAGATACTCACGACACAGAAG CATTCTGGGTTGCCCCATAGCGAGAAAGCGCCGACTAGAAGAAGCAGTAGCTgagcaggaacaggaacaggaaaCAGAGCGGCCTGCCTCCAAGAGGAAGTCCCACCCACTGAAACTAGCCTTGGACGAGGGCTTCAGTGCAGAGAGCGACGCCAGCAGTGAGGCTGAAGGCGAGGgagagaaggatggagagaaagCAGAAGAGGTCAAGAgggtggaggaagatgaggaggagagggacacaggtgtggaggaggaaagggaggaGATGACAGAAGAAGATATCACACTGGATGAACAGAGAAATGGACAAgaggagacacagcaggaggaggaagagacatatcagaaggagaagaaatTTGCTGCTGATGAAG AGGACGAGTGTGTGATCATCGAGCCTGAGCTCAGAGCAGTATCACCTGCAGCCGAGGAGTGCCAGTCTCCCTCGCAGAGCGCAGAGGAGGTGGCCACTTCTCTCCTCCACCTGGGCCGGGTTTCTGACAACAATGCTCCGAATGTGGCCATTCAGCAGCCTGTTGCTATGGAGACTGAAGAGGATGTCACTGTGGCAGCTGAACTGGGTGAAGAAGTAAAGGATGAACAGGGGAGTGACATAaatgagcaggaggaggaggaggaggaggaggcggccgAAGAAGTGGAGTCATCTGTTCTGCAGAAGGAGGCAGCTGAGGATGAGCAAAGGGAGCATGAGAACATAAACAGCCACGTGAGGTCAGAGAATCTGACTGAAGAGGTCCACACGGACCAGATGAAaagtgaagatgaggaggaacaggaggaggaggtggcagtGCCAGTGCATCAGAGGCAGGACATCTTGTCGAATAAAGAAGATGAGGAGAAACAAGAAGAGGAGCACAGGGACTATGTTCTGACCATTTCTGATGTGCCAACTGCCGTCCACACCATCACCAGCACCGCAGCAGCTCAGGGAACACACATTAAGACTGACGACCACAGGGTCAGTCCTCTGGAGGACTACAACTCACACAGGGCAAGTCCCCTCGAGAACTACAACAGAGCCAGTCCATTTGACAAATATGACTCTCATAAGTCTAGCTACAAGGGCAGCCCTCCTTTAAGCTACAGCTCCCACAGGGCCAGTCCTCTGGAGGACTACTATCCAATCCCTGGAGTTGAGAACTACAAAATCCACAAGGCCTCATCCTCAGCCTCCCCTGACATCATTGAGGTACGATCAGATAGGTcagaagagaaagacaaagacttTGACGATGTAGATGGGGATGATGAGCAGGATGATGAAGATAGTCTGTCTCAGCGATCGACGGTGACAGATGAGTCAgagatgtttgacatgacccgAGGGAACCTGGGTCTGCTGGAGCAAGCCATCGCTCTGAAGGCAGAGCAGGTGAAGCCAGCTGGCCCCAGAGAGTTGCTTCGCGCCCCAGATATCCACCACCAGCGATACTTCACCATGGAGGACAGGCCTAAACACCTGGACATCATCCGCAAGAGCTACTTCGGCAAAG AGAGCACTAGGCCTGAGAAGAAAGAGGTCAAGTGTCCAACGCCAGGGTGTGATGGCACAGGTCACGTGACTGGTCTTTACCCCCACCACCGCAGCCTGTCAGGCTGTCCGCACAAGGACAGGATCCCCCCGGAGA TTCTGGCCATGCATGAAAATGTACTGAAGTGTCCAACTCCTGGCTGCACTGGTCAGGGCCACGTTAACAGCAACCGCAACACACATCGCAG TCTTTCTGGTTGCCCCATCGCTGCTGCAGAGAAGCTGTCCAAGGGCCATGATAAGCCACACCTCTCTCAGCCGGGCAGCGAGCACCTCAAAGGAAGTCCCAACGACAGAGTGCTGAG CCCCGCCCTGAcgccctctccctctccccccgaCAGGCCCATGTGCTTTGTAAAGCAGCTGGAGGTACCCCAGTACGGCAGCTACAGGCCCAACATGGCACCTTCAACACCTCGCGCCAACCTGGCCAAGGAACTGGAGAAGTACTCCAAGGTGTCCTTCGATTATGCAAGCTTCGACGCTCAAGTGTTCGGGAAGCGTACGCTTGCTCCAAAGATGCCCACCAGCGAAACCTCACCCAAAGCCTTCAAAA ctaAGCCCTCATTCCCCAAGTCATCGTCACCCAGCCTCAGTCTCCACGGTTACGGGAAGAGCTCCTCCTTGGCTTACGATTACTCCCACGATGCTGAAGCTGCTCACATGGCTGCCACCGCCATCCTCAACCTGTCCACACGCTGCTGGGAGAAACCTGAGAACCTCAGCACCAAACCCCCGAACAAG GAAATGGACATTGAGGTGGACGAGAACGGCACCCTGGACCTTAGTATGAAAAAGCCAATTAAACGAGAGGGCAGTCTGTCCGGCACCAGCCCAGGGGTTCGCTCCCCAgacccttcttcctcctcctcttcctcgctccATCTCGGTGGAAGCAGCGGGATGACATCACCAAACCTACACGCCTACAAGCAGGAGGACTGGGAGGGACCTCTGGATTACACCAAACCCAACCGCCAAAGGGAGGAGGACATGGACGAG aTGGAGCACACTGGTCAGTCCTACGTCTCGTCTGACCCAGAGGACTGCGACATGATGCAGGACTGTCTGGAGGATAGGAAGTACCCAGGAGAGGTCACCACCCCAAGCTTCAAGGTCAAGTTTCAGCCCAAGGATGCCAAGAAAGAGCTGCTCTC GTGCCCCACACCTGGCTGTGATGGAAGCGGCCACATCACCGGAAACTACGCATCCCATCGCAG ATGCCCCACTCCAGGATGTGATGGTTCAGGTCACATCACAGGAAACTACGCCTCTCACAGAAG TCTCTCTGGGTGCCCGCGTGCCAAGAAAAGTGGAATTAAAACTCCTACCAAGGACAACCAGGAGGACTCGGAGCTTTTAAA ATGCCCGGTGCCAGGCTGCGACAGCCTGGGCCACATCAGTGGCAAGTACGCCACGCACCGTAGCGCCTACGGGTGTCCACTGGCGGCCCGCAGACAAAAGGAGGGTCTCCTGAATGGTACGCCCTTCAACTGGAAGGCCTTCAAGACAGAGGGGCCCACCTGCCCCACCCCAGGTTGTGACGGCTCCGGACACGCCAACGGAAGCTTCCTTACACACCGCAG cctctcaGGATGCCCCAGAGCCTTGTACGCCAAGAAAAAGGCCAAGTTTCCCACAGAGGACTACCTGAGCACTAAGTTCAAAGCCAGCGATG TTTTGGACAACGATGAGGACATCAAGCAGCTCAACAAAGAGATTAACGACCTCAACGAGTCCAACAATGAAATGGAGGCTGACATGGTCAACCTGCAGACtcag ATCTCCTCCATGGAGAAGAACCTGAAGACCATCGAGCACGAGAACAAGATGATCGAGGAGCAGAACGAGGCTCTGTTCATGGAGCTGTCGGGCCTGAGCCGCGCCCTGATCCGCAGCCTGGCTAATATCCGTCTGCCGCACATG CAGGAGCCAATCACCGAGCAGAACTTCGACAGCTACGTGAGCACCCTGACCGACATGTACACCAACAAGGACTGCTTCCAGAGTCCCGAGAACAAAGCTCTGCTGGAGAGCATCAACAAAGCTGTGAAGGGCATAAAAGTCTGA